The Chlamydiales bacterium STE3 genomic interval TTCTGCGAATGACTTTTCTAACCAAAATCTCACAAAGTCGAGCACTTTTCGATTTTGAGAAGATAAACTATCAAAAGGTTGCCCCTCTTCCCAATCGGCTGTAGAGACTTCTTTCTCCATTTTTTCGATAAGCCAAAAATTGCCATTTTTTATATTTTGAGAATCAATAAAATCTTGGGGGCACAGATAATAAGTTGGTAAAGGAATTCCATTTTCATGGCAGTAGGCAACAGCTTTGGCATCATTTTCTACTAAGTCTTTCACATCTTTTACACTGCATGTAGGGTTTCGCGTACGTAAAATCACACTTTGAAGATCAATGCATTGCTCCTTATAGATTAAAGTTCCAGGTTTTTCAAATTTGTAAATAAAATGATAATTTCCATTTTTGATCCTTATGACTGGATAAGGTTGCCCTTCAATATGCAAATGTCCATCAATAATCTGAGCTTCTTTAGTCACTACGGGCCCATTTCTCCTTCTGCCTCTTGAAACAGCTCGAGCACCATCCTCAGGGGGGGTAAAAACAGTTTGTTTAGAAAAAAGCTTTAATGCTGGAATTTTTTCGGAATCTTTCGATGAACTTATTAAAAATGAAGCTAAAGGAGAACGGTTTTTGGGAGTTCTAGAGGATTTGAATTCAGGCAGGGGTAAACCTCCTATTTCTTCCTGAGTTAGACTTTCAGCTAAGGATTTTTCTGAGCTGCTCTCTTCTATTTTTCTTTTTGCTGAAAGGGAGGGGGCTGGACTTAAAGTTTCTTCATCGGTAAACAGTGGGCGAGTAGCTTGGAGCACCCGTGAAATTTTTGAATCATTCGGATGCGTTACAAATTTTCTCTCAGTTTTTCCTAAATCTTCATGCTTTTCGTCGTGGGTGGTAAAAAGTGCTAAAGGGGCAATATTCTCTGCAAGCGCAACATGCGAGTTTAATGATGCTTTGGGCTCGGTTTGTATAATAGGCCAATTTGGGGATCTTTCACCTGTAGGGGAAGTCATATTTGCTCCATAAATTAAAAAATTATTCTAAAAATTAAATAATTTTAATTTATTTATTTATTTTTATTCTACCATTTTTTATTTTAAATGTTCTATTTGCCTTTCTTAATTGTTAAATTAAAATATTATCCATAGATAAAAAATGCTTGTGATCATTTATTTAAATCCATGTTTTAAGCTCGAAAGTTTGAGATAGCTAGGTGAAGAGAGTGTCTGTGATTGTATTCTTTCCCAATATATCTCACTATATCTAAGCAATGTATGAATAGCTCCGATCTTTTGAGATTTCTTATTAAGCTTTGAGTAGGACTTACTTATAAAAGTTTGTCCAAAAGTAGCTGTGAAAAAAGCGTTGGTGGTCAATTGGGACGAAAAAACCTTGAAAGGTTGTGGAAAAATGCCTCCTTTTTTAGGATTGCTTAATAAATGTTTTTGAGCTATCCTTTAATGAGCATATAAAAATAGTTGGCAATTATTAAAACAATATTGTGTATGGGCATTTAAGGCCTCCTTTTTCAGGAAAAGAGCACATACAAACACTTAAAATTGAAAGGAATGATCTTCAATGGCATTTGTTAAAGTTCGAATTGGTGAGCCCCTCGATAAAGCTCTGCGCGCGCTTAAAAAAAGACTTGATAAAGAAGGCGTGATGAAAGCTGTTAAAGCTCATCGCTTTTACTCTAAACCATCGATTGCAAAGCGTGCAAAGTCTAAAGCAGCTTTAAAATATAAAAAACAGCGTTAGACTTTTTTAGCCTTAGATAAACCATTTGTCTGAATTGGACACTTTTTCTTAGTGTCCATCAGCATATTTTCCCCCTTAACTTTTCAAACCTCAAACTTGGTAACATTAAGATGGCAGATTACTATGAAGTTTTAGAAATTGCAAAAAATGCAAGCCAAGATGAGATTAAAAAGGCCTATCGTAAAAAAGCCCTGCAATTTCATCCTGATAAAAATCCCGGTGACACTGACTCAGAAAAGCGGTTTAAAGAGATTTCAGAAGCCTATGAAGTGCTTAGCGATGATAATAAACGCTCCGTTTATGATCGCTATGGAAAAGACGGCCTCTCGGGT includes:
- a CDS encoding 30S ribosomal protein S21 (Product derived from UniProtKB/Swiss-Prot:Q6ME08;Gene name derived from UniProtKB/Swiss-Prot:Q6ME08); translated protein: MAFVKVRIGEPLDKALRALKKRLDKEGVMKAVKAHRFYSKPSIAKRAKSKAALKYKKQR